A stretch of Patescibacteria group bacterium DNA encodes these proteins:
- a CDS encoding peptidylprolyl isomerase has protein sequence MKTNQVVVVLVLIAVAVVLFFMNDANNKEGKIAGNITTNNLEYSEAILVTNLGDIEVEFFPEEAPLTVANFVKLAESEFYNGTKFHRVIKDFMIQGGDPLSKDNTAQGSWGQGGPGYKFDDEIDTTSNLYKTGYKRGILAMANSGSDTNGSQFFIMHQDYPLPPKYTIFGKVISGQEVVDAIAKVETTGPPTNRPLEPITINKVILK, from the coding sequence ATGAAAACCAATCAGGTGGTTGTCGTTTTGGTTTTAATAGCAGTAGCGGTAGTTCTGTTTTTTATGAACGATGCAAATAATAAAGAGGGAAAGATAGCAGGAAACATTACGACGAATAATCTGGAGTATTCCGAGGCGATCCTCGTAACCAATCTCGGTGATATTGAGGTGGAGTTCTTTCCTGAAGAAGCGCCGCTCACCGTCGCAAATTTTGTCAAGCTCGCTGAAAGTGAATTTTACAACGGGACAAAGTTCCATCGCGTGATCAAGGATTTTATGATTCAGGGGGGCGATCCGCTTTCCAAAGACAACACAGCGCAAGGGAGCTGGGGGCAAGGCGGACCGGGATATAAATTTGATGACGAGATCGATACAACCTCCAATCTCTATAAGACCGGTTACAAGCGCGGTATCCTCGCAATGGCAAACTCCGGTTCCGATACCAACGGCAGTCAATTCTTCATCATGCATCAGGATTACCCGCTTCCACCCAAATACACTATTTTCGGCAAGGTGATTTCCGGGCAAGAAGTTGTTGATGCCATCGCAAAGGTGGAAACGACAGGCCCGCCCACCAACCGACCGCTTGAGCCCATCACGATAAACAAGGTGATTCTGAAGTAA